The Apium graveolens cultivar Ventura chromosome 6, ASM990537v1, whole genome shotgun sequence genome contains a region encoding:
- the LOC141668467 gene encoding uncharacterized protein LOC141668467, giving the protein MNKRQRGGDGDPCSGYKKVNNWDGGNEGIILKANETFPRGALGARAIRLYYDSSSQNPKLSRIHKDELFNLTHLAMWTYNLKEDTNFDNVNLLRAKYVKMPTDSYFYVTFQAFSPQGFPSTFQTKILYYFPHPCKKIEFIFVRIIPDDFDSDDFSDNSKTYRPSVGHPKDRDYRKRLETQINDPHSQLPVYLSEYALIHYILVDLHVSTARHDIQSLKVVKPVECVTKKTTYLLTFQASLCDEFYPCTSFISLAWFCFVCLSPTYS; this is encoded by the exons ATGAACAAGCGGCAGCGTGGCGGAGATGGTGATCCCTGTTCGGGTTATAAGAAGGTGAATAATTGGGATGGAGGAAATGAGGGCATTATTTTGAAGGCCAATGAAACTTTTCCACGCGGAGCTCTTGGTGCTAGGGCAATACGCTTGTATTACGATTCTTCATCACAAAACCCTAAACTCAGTCGCATCCACAAGGATGAGTTATTCAATTTAACTCATCTGGCTATGTGGACCTATAACTTGAAGGAG GATACAAATTTTGACAATGTCAATCTACTCAGGGCAAAATATGTAAAGATGCCGACTGATAGCTATTTTTATGTCACTTTTCAAGCCTTCTCTCCTCAAGGCTTTCCCTCAACTTTCCAAACTAAAATACTTTATTATTTCCCTCATCCATGTAAAAAAATCGAATTTATCTTTGTAAGGATCATACCCGATGATTTTGATTCTGATGACTTTTCTGATAACTCTAAAACGTATCGCCCTTCTGTTGGTCATCCAAAGGATAGAGACTACAGAAAACGCCTCGAAACACAAATCAAT GATCCTCATTCCCAGCTGCCCGTTTATCTCTCCGAGTATGCTCTCATCCATTATATCCTTGTCGAC TTACATGTAAGTACTGCAAGGCATGACATTCAATCGCTTAAAGTTGTCAAGCCAGTGGAATGTGTCACCAAGAAGACAACTTACCTTCTCACTTTTCAAGCCTCCTTGTGCGATGAGTTCTATCCCTGCACTTCATTTATCAGTTTAGCatggttttgttttgtttgtttgtCCCCCACTTATAGTTGA